The sequence below is a genomic window from Enterocloster clostridioformis.
CGCAGCAGGGCCGCTCATGTCGATAACGCCCTCCTGGAATCCTACGATTTTACCAACAGTCACCACACAGCAGCCTTCCAGTGCGTGTGTTCTTCCGGTTCCCACCTGCGGGCTTACCTTTCCGATCACGCCTGGGAAAATCTCTCCGCCGCTGACCTTAACCCTTGGCTCAATCACGTCCTTAACCGGTGTAATCCTAACGGACTCACCTGGCTTTGCAATGTCAACGTGGCAGCCGGTCAGCTTATCGTCTTCCAGCACAAGCTTTTCAACTTCCTCTTTGTTGACATAGAGCACTCCGTCTTTCACGTGAGTCTTGTCATCGAATCGGATATCTTTGATAAAGATTTTTCCCAATTCAAGCTTCATATGAAATACCTCCACTTCTTTATATTTTACTGCCTGATTGTCCATGATATTTCCATATATCTAACCTGGCAGCCACAGCAGTACTCTTTCGGTTACAAAATTTGGGGATTGTGCAAAAATGATATTTAAAAATAGTAATCGCGATAACTTATGTCTATAATATAACATAAGTTATCGCGATAATCAATGGAACTCTTGACGCCTATTGTTATTTTCTGTAGGAATAGTTTTTTTCGTCAATTTGTTATAAATTTGTCATGTTTTTTGTGTATATTCACTACTTGGGTGTGAAATCATAGGCATAGCACTGTGTGATTTCCTTGCTCTCCTGAATGAACTGGTTTACCAGCTCCGGAATCTCTTCCTGACTGACGCCGTGCTCCTGGACAAACTTAAAATATCCCAGAAACAGGGTGCATATGATATGATTCAGCTTTTTTGCATTTTCCTCTGAAATTTTGCCCTCAGCCACCAGAAGCCTGCATATATAATAATCCCTCTGGTAATAGCTGGGTATCTCAAGCATCTCCTTGATGAAGGGGCTAACCTGTATGATGGCATCCGGAAACATCTCATAGTATTCCTTAAGGGCCTCTCCCAGGTCCCGGTTGATGTTCCGGTAGAATACAGCCTCAAAAGCCTGGGGCTTTTTAAATGCTTCCTTTGCATAGGAACGCCATATGCCGAAATGCACGTCCCAGATATCATTCCAATCCTTCTCACATTTTGACAAATCCAGGATATACTCGTTGAGCGCATCCAGCTGGGCATAAAACAAAAGCTCATCCAGGTTCTGAAAATACCGGTACATACTGGCGGATGAACATCCCAGCTCTGCCGCAATACGCCGGATGCTGATGGCCTCCACTCCCTCCTTCTTTATAATTCTGCTGGCCTGAACCACATAATCCTTCCTGCTCAAATCTTTAAAGTAGGATGTTCCCACATTCTTTTTCATGACTTCCTCACATTCGGTTCCTTATTATCCCTATAATTTAGGGATTACATTCTCTATCATTGACAAATCAATGGTCTTGTAATCGTAGGCAATCTTCTCATCATACTTAGGCACCTTCTTAATGGCGGTCCACTTATTGAACGCCTCTATGGCTTCCTCAATCAGACGGATATCCCCCGCGTCACTCTTTCCGGTTTCACTGTATAAAAGGATGGTCCTGTAGGGCGTCTGATTGGGCTTTAAACTGGAGGCCTGGGGGTGGGTCAGAAGCTTGTGGTTTGTATGAATCAAATCCCTGGTCTTTAACAGTACCTCCTCGTAGGTCTCCACCGGAACAACCTGGTCTACCTTGTCTCCCCATTTTTCTGCTGCCCGGTCATTATTGGTGACCAGAATACATTTACCTAAATCAAACATTGTATCCCCTCCTGGTTATTATTATTTGCTGTCTTCCTTAACATCTCTTTAATATATTACATCAAATTACATATTCCGTCAATTTATCCCGTACACCATAAACCCATGCTTTCCTAAATTATATCTGTAAAAATGCAAATCCCGTAAAAAGTGCTGCAAAGCCATCGAAATCCTTCAATTGCTGTTGCAGCACCCTGAGTCAAAAGAAATATTCATATGGGTAGTTCCGTGAACACTATTTGCTGAAATATCCGTGATACAGCTGGAAAAAGTTGTCCGCCGTGCAGCCCTCACCGCCGGAGAACTCCACCACGTCACCGGGCAGCTTCTTAAGCTTCACCGTGTGTTCCTTTACGTAGGGCTCATAGATTCCCAGGAACGCCTTTGTCTTCTTCTCCTGGGCCAGCCTGCTCTTTCTGGCAGCCGTGGCCTCCTGGTCATAGGCATTGACACACTTCTGGATATAATATCTTCCGCCCTGCTCCAGTATCCCGCTGACCTGGTCCTGCTCCAGCTCAAATGCAGCACTGTCAAGGCCATCCATGTCCTTCTGCCATTCCAGTGTCCTGTCTGTCCGGCTGTTCTTTGAATATTTTGCGGCAATGGCTCCAAAATCCGCTTTTTCTGCCTGGGTAAGGGCCAGCACGTTCTCTGCTTCCTCCCTGGAATCCAGTTCAATCTGCTGGATGCCTATTACCTTTGCCTCCGCGTCACTGACCTCCAGGTTCTCGTTTTTTGTCAGCTCCGCCACCAGCTTATCCGCGCGGTAGTATTCGCAGTACAGGTCATACACCTCGTCCTGGGATACATCCATAAACCTGCGATCCTGCTCCGATAAATTTCTGTAATATTCCTGGGCAAGGGACTTAAGGGCATCCCTTTCCTGGCTTGTAAGTTCAATTCCCTGTTCATCCGCCATCAGATTGGTGGTTGCCAGCTCAATCAGGAACTGCTCCACCTGGCCCATCAGCTTATCCTCAAATGTATTGCCGCTCTCGTCCGCCTTCACAGACCACAGTTCGCTGGTATATATGTTCTGGTACCGGTTGCGCTCTGTGATGGCAATAACCATCATCTGCCCCCTGGTGTACTCCTTATCCACGGTTCTGGAGCCGGTTGCTGCAGCTGTCTTCCTGGAACACCCGGTAAAAACAGTCAGTGCCAGGACCGCTGCCAGGCACAGTGTCAAGGTCCTTTTCCATCTCTTCCCCCGTCCCTTGTATATCCTGCTTCTGTCCACTGTCACGCTCCTCTCACAGCAGCCCTTTCAGTATCTTGAGGACTCCGCCCCGCACATTGCTGTCCGCCTGGAATCTGGCTGCCCTGCGGACCTCTTCCCTGGCATTGGCAACCGCAAAGCTGTAATAGGCCTGGTTCAGCATCTCTATATCGTTGAGCTGGTCCCCGAAGGCCATGGTCTCCTCCACCTTAATGCCCAGGCTCTCCTGTATGGTGCGCACGGCCCTGCCCTTGTTCACATCCCTGGCCATACAGTCCATCCACATGTCACCGGCGCAGGCCATCTTGGCCTGGTCCCTAAACTCCTCATATATGTCCCTGGTGGCTGCCTCGATTCCCTCCTTCTTATAAATGGAAATCTTCACACATGGCTCCTCCAGCTCCAGCACGTCCCTTACCCGGATAACATTAAACTTATAGCCATTGGTCAGCCAGTCGTACAGGGCATCGTTCTTAGAATCCAGATAATCCCCGTTCACACCGGCATAAACCATCTCCAGCTCCGGATGCATACGTACCTTCCGGATGATACGGTGGGCCAGCTGGCGGTCCATGGTGTAGGCATACAGGCATCTGCCGTGGCAGCCCACGTACGCCCCATTGTTGGCAACATAGAATATCTTCTTCTTTACCGGCTCAAACGCGCTTTCCACACTGGCCCAGGGGCGTCCGCTGGCAACCACAAACTGCATTCCCTTTTCACGAAGCCTGAGAATAATGTCAAATACCTCCGGATCCAAATCCGGGGATCCGTCCGGTACAAGGGTTCCATCCACATCCGATACAATCAGCTTAATCATCTTCCCTGTCCTCCAAAAGTCTTTTTATCTCCTGATAGAGACGTCCCACGGGCAGTCCCACCACGTTGGCGTAGTCCCCGTCAATTCCTTTTATATAGGCGGCAAACCTGCCCTGAATTCCGTAGGCCCCCGCCTTATCCAGGGGCTCACCGCACTGGGCATACTCCTTCATTTCCCCACAGGTCATAGGGTATACATGGACATCCGTGCGCTCCGCAAATGTAATCCCATGGCACCTGTCCTTCCCCTGGCACAGCAACACCGTCACACCGGTGTATACCTGATGGGTCCTGCCCTGAATCTTCTCCAGCATCTCATAAGCCCTCATGGGAGTTCCCGGCTTTCCCAGTATCTCATTTCCCACGGAAACCACTGTATCAGCCCCGATCACCATGGTGCCCACGGGACATCCCGACGCAACGTCCTCCGCCTTCTGTCTGGACAGCTCCATGACCACCATATCCGGCTTCTTCTCCCTGGTTTCCTCCTCCATCCGGCTGGGCCTGATTTCAGGCTCCAGGCCAATCTGTGCCAGCAGTTCCTTCCGTCTGGGGGATGCCGAGGCCAGCACGACCTGATATCCTCCCCAAGTATGTCTCATATCCATGTCTTTCTCCTTTATTCAACCCGCCGTAAAACAGGGGCGGCTCAAAACGACGAAAAGACTGCTGCATGTAGACCAATGGTAACAGCCACCTGCAGCAGCCTTTCATCCAATTAATATATCTTCAGCCGGCCCACTGCCGGCGCATCTTCATCTTCCATACCGCCCAGGCGCAGGCGAAAACAGCGGATGAAATCCACCAGATAGAACATGGTAAGTCCTACCGCCAAAACGGGCCCTACATGGCCGGGCAGGCTGAACACGGCAGCACGAACCCTTATATCCAGAAAATAAAAGAAAAACAGACCCAAAAGTCCCCACCCGAGGCTGCTTTCCAGACAGATCATTCCTTTGTAATTAAAGGGTTTGCGGCTGTAGTCCCACCAGAAGGAACCGAACAGCCGGACCATAATATTGGCTGTGACCAGTTCCATGGTAGTAGCCATGGCCATGGACGCCGTGTAGAGCTCCATGGGGCTGCCCGAAACGGGCCGCAGCAGCATGCAGGCGCCCAGGGCGCCGAACCCATATATGACGCAAAAGGGGCCATGGCCAAAGCCACGGTCCACTACAGGCCGCTTATATTCTGCACTCAGCACAATACATTCCAGCAGGTAACCAAGAAAACTATACATAAAAAACCAGTTGATGAAATCATAAACATTCATGGTATCTTCTGTCCTTCCTGTCTAACATGATACCCCCCGCCGTGTTAATAGCAGGAATTCAGGGCCAGAGCCAGCCCGATTCCCAATATAGCCCCTGCCAGAACCTGCAAAGGCGTGTGTCCCACGTACTCCTTAAGCTTCTCCTGAAGCACTTCCGCATTGAGCTTAAGGGGATTCTCTGAAAGGATGGAATTCAGCAGCTTGGCCTGTTTTCCGGTCTCACGCCTCACTCCGATGGCATCATACATGACAATCATGGAGAGCACGAAGGACACGGCAAATTCAAAGGAGCCGGCCCCGTATTTAAGCAGGGCCGCTGTGGTCAGGCCGCAGACCGTGGCAGAGTGGGAACTGGGCATGCCGCCTGACCCCACCAGGCGCTCCGCGTTAAAATTCTTATTCAAAGCAAAGTCAATCAGTGTCTTTAAGAACTGGGCAACCACCCATCCTGTAACGGCACTCATAAGAAGCTGATTGCCAAGCATCTGTGTCCATACATTCATAATCGGATTATTCTTTCCCCTTTCAAACGGGCTCCGGGACGGTTTTAGCAAAACGTATGATTACCGTCTGGCCGGCTGCGCAAACAGGCACATCCGAATCCAGTGCTTAAACCGGGCCGTGGCTTCCACTGTACTGCAATATTTATCCGCGCAAGTAACTGCATATCCTGCCTTGGATGCGGGAGGGACAAGGGTCAGGGGCCACATATGCCTCAGGATTATCATCCGTTCCTCCCCGGTCAGCCGGAAATACCGGTCTGCATTCGCCAGGGCTGCTTTCGGGTGGGTAAATCCATGAAAATACTGGCCCGTCTCCTTAGCATGGGTATGCCAATCGTATAAAAACAAATCATGGAGAAGCCCTGCCCGAGCAGCGCTTCTCCAGTTTCCTCCCAGCTGTTTGCACAGCTTATATCCAAGGTATGAAACCTGCATACAGTGGGTCTTGCATGTGGTAGTCCCGTGCTGTATGTACTGGTCCATGGACTGGAATACAGGATGGCACAGTATGTCTCTTACGCACTCCATGTATTCCTCGTCTTCTGTTATCTCTGAAACCACTGACGGCTCCATATGGGCATCACACCTTTCTTAATTCATCAGCATATTATCCGACATTACAGGTCTGTTGTCAATATCCAATCAGCCAGTCATAAAGTTCCTGGTACTTGGCGGCAGAGGTCCACCAGGAATAATCCTTGGCCATAGCCCTGTCGATAATCTTATTCCACTCCCGGCGTTTGCTGCTGTAGACATACTTGGCATAGCGCACGCTTCCCAGCATCTCATGAGCATTGTAATTGGCAAAGGAGAATCCTGTGCCCGTGCTCTCGTATTCATTATAAGGCTCCACTGTATCCTTAAGACCGCCTGTCTCCCTGACAATGGGAACCGTGCCGTAACGCAGAGCCATCAGCTGGCTCAAGCCGCATGGCTCAAACAGGGAAGGCATAAGGAATGCGTCGCTTGCTGCGTAAATCTTATGGGACATGGCCTCTGAGTAGTAGATCTGGGCCGATACCCGGTCATGATACTTCCAGTCATAGTGGCGGAACATGTTCTCATAGCGCTCCTCACCTGTTCCCAGTACCACCAGCTGCAAATCATCGTTGCACAGCTCATCCATGACGCACTGAATCAGGTCAAAGCCCTTCTGGTCCGTAAGACGGGAGACGATGCCGACCATAAACGTCTTCTCATCCACCGGAAGGCCTAACTCCTGCTGAAGCGCCTTCTTGTCCTTTACCTTTTCCTTGCGGAAATTCTTAGCATTATAGGTCTGGGCAATATACGTATCTGTCTCCGGATTAAACTCATCGTAGTCAATGCCGTTTACAATTCCCCTGAGGCTTCCGGCCCTGGAACGCATAAGGCCGTCCAGTCCCTCGCCGTAGAATGGCAGCTTAATCTCTTCTGCATAAGTGTTGCTGACCGTGGTGATGGCATCTGCATATACGATACCGCCTTTTAACAGGTTTCCGTCCTTGTAGGCTTCAAGCTTATCCGGCGCGAAATAATAATCCGGCAGTTCTGTAAAGCGCTTGATGGTTTTCACATCCCACACACCCTGGAACTTCAGGTTGTGGATGGTGATTACAGACTTCATATTGCAGAAAAATTCTCCCTCGTGGAACTTATCCTTGAGAAGAACAGGAATCAGTCCTGTCTGCCAGTCATGACAGTGCACCACATCGGGCCGGAATCCAATCACAGGCAGAGCTGATAAGGCTGCCCGGCAGAAGAAGCAGAACTTCTCCAAATCCCAATACCAATCCCCGTATGGCTTTGCCCCGTTAAAATAACTCTCATTATCAATAAAGTAAAAGGTTATACCCTCGTGTACGTACTGCAGGATGCCCACATAGCGGCTCTGTCCCAGATAATCCATATAGAAGTGGTTTACATATTCCATCTTGTCACGCCACTCCTGTTTGATGCAAAGGTACTTGGGAATGATGACCCTGACATCAAAATACTCTTTATCAAAGCATTTTGGCAGGGAGCCCACTACGTCTGCCAGTCCTCCTGTTTTAATAAACGGCACTGCTTCTGAAGCTGCAAATAATATTTTCTTCATCAAAACCTCCCTCTCCTGACGAACAGGTTCCATATGCCTTTCTTAATAGTATACCTTACTTTTCCGAAATTAGGAAGTTCTTTCTGATGAATTTGTCTTAAATTTTTTTGTATTCCAAGAGTATTTTATCCGATATCAGCGCAATGAATTCAGAATTGGTAGGCTTACCCTTTCCGGTACTGATTGTATAACCGAAAACTTCATCGATGGTTTCCATCTTGCCTCTGCCCCAGGCCACCTCGATGGCATGACGTATGGCACGTTCCACCCGGCTGGCCGTTGTCTGGTTGCGTTTGGCTATGGCCGGATAGAGGATTTTCGTCACGCTGCTCATCATTTCCTGGTCTTCCACCGACATGGCGATAGCATCTCTCAGATACTGATATCCTTTAATGTGGGCCGGTATGCCCAGCTCATGAAGCATCTTTGTAATGTCTGTTTCCAGATGCTCCTTCATGTACTCCTCCCTGGTGATATGGGATTCTTCCCCCGGCTCAAAAGGAGCCGTTAATACTTTTCCTGCCGGCTGTTTATCGGGCAGTTTTCCAATATGACGAATCTTGTTTACCAGGATTTCCTTGTCGAAGGGTTTCATCAGATAGTAATTAGCTCCCGCCTTAAAGGCATCTTCTGTCATCTGTTCTCCACCCACTGCACTAAGTATAATGAATGCAGGATTTTTCAGGAAAGTATGCTCGCTTTTCACTTTTTCCACTACGGATATACCGTCAATTTTCGGCATTACCAAATCCAGCAGTACAATGTCCGGCGTGGTGTCAACAATCATGTTAATGGCATCAGCGCCATTGTCTGCCTTTCCAATTACAGATAATCCGTCTTCTGCGTTAATCAGTTCATCCAGCGTATTCAGAATCAGCGGATTGTCATCGACAATCGCAACATTCAGCTTTTCCACTTCCTTTTACCTCCTAAAATTGTTTGCCTGTGCTGAACTACCTGCCAATCAATCGGTAGCTGCTATTCGACCATCTTAACATCAAATCCATCTCCTTCGTCAATATAACTCCTGGCGAAATTAATTATATATGGTCCCCATACCATATAGCAACGATTCGTGGTCGCAATTTTAGACACGCATCGAGATTAAATTGTATCATTTTTGGTGTCATTTTGCAATTATTAATTATATCGATTAACATTTTTGTAACAAATAATTGGTTTTTTTACAATATTTTACTTTAATTCGACACCTTTTTTGTAATTTCAGCACGTTGAGGTTCTAATCCATTATATTCTCACAGGCTTGATTATAGAACGCAAACATCTCTGTTTTTCCTCCTGATATTTAAAACTTTGGCAAAACCGCGGGAGGGGGCGAGACGGGATTTGTCGAAATTTGTTGGAGAGGGTAGGTTGACGGAGGTGGGGAGGTTGGGACAGAGGTGAGAGCAGAGATAAGGGCCGAAAAAAAAACAGGGATGATATTTATGAATTTGATAAGATATGACAGATGGGGAACGGATTTTGTAAGAAATTTGCAGAAACTGATTTTGAGGTGGTATCTGCAAGCCGAAGCGTATGAAATATCAATCCACAGCTTCTTCGCAGAAGCCGACGCAAATACATCCAATACCGCTTCATATATCATTGATTTTTTGTATGTATTTCATAATCATATTCCACTATTTTACAGTTTTTATCCATATTCCCCCAGATTGTCCCTAAAAGCTGCCAGAAAACAGTTGCAAATCTCTCCTGCTTTTCATGTTCACTTGACATTCGCACTACTATATAGTCCACTTTGTGCTGATATATCACCTTCTCCACATCTACCCGTGTTTTTATCTTAGCAAATCTTAAAATATTATTTTGATGGCATACTTCACTTATCATAATTTACACCTGCCCTATCCTTTGTGTTGCTTTCTGTCTATATACCACCCCCCCCCCCAAAAAAAAAAAAAAACGGTTTGTCTATATTGTACCAAGTCGCTAGTGCGACGGCTAGCCCAAGGTACATAAAACCACCACTTTTTTTATAAAAAATAGCAGTTTTTAAATTTATGATGTATTGTTAAGTTACCACACCAAACAACTTCATAACTTTAAGAACTGCTATGCTTATGTTATCATGGATTTCTAAACTCAACAACTATATATCTTATTTTTTTACTCGTCCACCACCTCTTTTTGAAATGTAACTACTGTTTTTATTGCATTTCAAAGGAGATTTTACTATGGACAAATATTTAAATTCTTTCAGGGAAATGATTTCCCTTCGCGGTCTTACCGACCATACCCTTAAAAATTACTGTACTTACATCCGGGCGTATCTGGATTACCTCGCAAATGTTCTTCACAAATCGCCAGAAGATGTTTCCTGGGATGAACTTCGTGACTACATCAAATGGCTACAGAAATCCAGAGACCTTTCTGACCGCACCATCAACTGTGCCATTTCACAACTGCGCTTTTTCACCATGTATGTTCTTCACAAAACATGGGATGACACACAGCTTCCCATGCGTAAGTTTGACGAGTACCTTCCCTATGTTCCCTCGAAACAGGAAACATGGCAGTTTATTTCTTCCATACCTGATTTAAAGCAGAAGACTATGGTTACACTCATGTATTCCTCAGGGCTTCGTATCGGTGAAGTATGCCGTCTGCGTTACGAGGATGTTGACCGCAAAAACATGCGGCTTCACATCACACACTCCAAAAACAGGAATGACCGCTATGCCATTCTTTCTAAAGCGGCACTTGACCTGCTGA
It includes:
- a CDS encoding TetR/AcrR family transcriptional regulator; translated protein: MKKNVGTSYFKDLSRKDYVVQASRIIKKEGVEAISIRRIAAELGCSSASMYRYFQNLDELLFYAQLDALNEYILDLSKCEKDWNDIWDVHFGIWRSYAKEAFKKPQAFEAVFYRNINRDLGEALKEYYEMFPDAIIQVSPFIKEMLEIPSYYQRDYYICRLLVAEGKISEENAKKLNHIICTLFLGYFKFVQEHGVSQEEIPELVNQFIQESKEITQCYAYDFTPK
- a CDS encoding GrdX family protein, with translation MFDLGKCILVTNNDRAAEKWGDKVDQVVPVETYEEVLLKTRDLIHTNHKLLTHPQASSLKPNQTPYRTILLYSETGKSDAGDIRLIEEAIEAFNKWTAIKKVPKYDEKIAYDYKTIDLSMIENVIPKL
- a CDS encoding peptidyl-prolyl cis-trans isomerase, with the translated sequence MDRSRIYKGRGKRWKRTLTLCLAAVLALTVFTGCSRKTAAATGSRTVDKEYTRGQMMVIAITERNRYQNIYTSELWSVKADESGNTFEDKLMGQVEQFLIELATTNLMADEQGIELTSQERDALKSLAQEYYRNLSEQDRRFMDVSQDEVYDLYCEYYRADKLVAELTKNENLEVSDAEAKVIGIQQIELDSREEAENVLALTQAEKADFGAIAAKYSKNSRTDRTLEWQKDMDGLDSAAFELEQDQVSGILEQGGRYYIQKCVNAYDQEATAARKSRLAQEKKTKAFLGIYEPYVKEHTVKLKKLPGDVVEFSGGEGCTADNFFQLYHGYFSK
- a CDS encoding HAD family hydrolase, with translation MIKLIVSDVDGTLVPDGSPDLDPEVFDIILRLREKGMQFVVASGRPWASVESAFEPVKKKIFYVANNGAYVGCHGRCLYAYTMDRQLAHRIIRKVRMHPELEMVYAGVNGDYLDSKNDALYDWLTNGYKFNVIRVRDVLELEEPCVKISIYKKEGIEAATRDIYEEFRDQAKMACAGDMWMDCMARDVNKGRAVRTIQESLGIKVEETMAFGDQLNDIEMLNQAYYSFAVANAREEVRRAARFQADSNVRGGVLKILKGLL
- a CDS encoding Maf family protein translates to MDMRHTWGGYQVVLASASPRRKELLAQIGLEPEIRPSRMEEETREKKPDMVVMELSRQKAEDVASGCPVGTMVIGADTVVSVGNEILGKPGTPMRAYEMLEKIQGRTHQVYTGVTVLLCQGKDRCHGITFAERTDVHVYPMTCGEMKEYAQCGEPLDKAGAYGIQGRFAAYIKGIDGDYANVVGLPVGRLYQEIKRLLEDREDD
- a CDS encoding putative ABC transporter permease, whose translation is MNVYDFINWFFMYSFLGYLLECIVLSAEYKRPVVDRGFGHGPFCVIYGFGALGACMLLRPVSGSPMELYTASMAMATTMELVTANIMVRLFGSFWWDYSRKPFNYKGMICLESSLGWGLLGLFFFYFLDIRVRAAVFSLPGHVGPVLAVGLTMFYLVDFIRCFRLRLGGMEDEDAPAVGRLKIY
- a CDS encoding divergent PAP2 family protein — translated: MLGNQLLMSAVTGWVVAQFLKTLIDFALNKNFNAERLVGSGGMPSSHSATVCGLTTAALLKYGAGSFEFAVSFVLSMIVMYDAIGVRRETGKQAKLLNSILSENPLKLNAEVLQEKLKEYVGHTPLQVLAGAILGIGLALALNSCY
- the glgA gene encoding glycogen synthase GlgA: MKKILFAASEAVPFIKTGGLADVVGSLPKCFDKEYFDVRVIIPKYLCIKQEWRDKMEYVNHFYMDYLGQSRYVGILQYVHEGITFYFIDNESYFNGAKPYGDWYWDLEKFCFFCRAALSALPVIGFRPDVVHCHDWQTGLIPVLLKDKFHEGEFFCNMKSVITIHNLKFQGVWDVKTIKRFTELPDYYFAPDKLEAYKDGNLLKGGIVYADAITTVSNTYAEEIKLPFYGEGLDGLMRSRAGSLRGIVNGIDYDEFNPETDTYIAQTYNAKNFRKEKVKDKKALQQELGLPVDEKTFMVGIVSRLTDQKGFDLIQCVMDELCNDDLQLVVLGTGEERYENMFRHYDWKYHDRVSAQIYYSEAMSHKIYAASDAFLMPSLFEPCGLSQLMALRYGTVPIVRETGGLKDTVEPYNEYESTGTGFSFANYNAHEMLGSVRYAKYVYSSKRREWNKIIDRAMAKDYSWWTSAAKYQELYDWLIGY
- the spo0A gene encoding sporulation transcription factor Spo0A, translating into MEKLNVAIVDDNPLILNTLDELINAEDGLSVIGKADNGADAINMIVDTTPDIVLLDLVMPKIDGISVVEKVKSEHTFLKNPAFIILSAVGGEQMTEDAFKAGANYYLMKPFDKEILVNKIRHIGKLPDKQPAGKVLTAPFEPGEESHITREEYMKEHLETDITKMLHELGIPAHIKGYQYLRDAIAMSVEDQEMMSSVTKILYPAIAKRNQTTASRVERAIRHAIEVAWGRGKMETIDEVFGYTISTGKGKPTNSEFIALISDKILLEYKKI
- a CDS encoding tyrosine-type recombinase/integrase, with protein sequence MDKYLNSFREMISLRGLTDHTLKNYCTYIRAYLDYLANVLHKSPEDVSWDELRDYIKWLQKSRDLSDRTINCAISQLRFFTMYVLHKTWDDTQLPMRKFDEYLPYVPSKQETWQFISSIPDLKQKTMVTLMYSSGLRIGEVCRLRYEDVDRKNMRLHITHSKNRNDRYAILSKAALDLLTRYWFEYGRPKGFLFPKQSGEDRPIDTFFLSRHIHAHEDRLGWERRLTCHSFRHAFGTHLYENGTDLLTIKALMGHKSLSSTTIYVHLSGNAIRNAVSPFDRLAGEYHE